The following are encoded in a window of Vespula pensylvanica isolate Volc-1 chromosome 2, ASM1446617v1, whole genome shotgun sequence genomic DNA:
- the LOC122637666 gene encoding uncharacterized protein LOC122637666 isoform X2, translating into MQREAKKISAKRNELDDEHVKSRNKILEALKQVQNYDTSQNSYDSDRTYFSVTHTDEEICSPVLEDLLIELNISRLEKQLRAEKNDLFHSICSYCRNIFEIPKNLMKSVDNTTLSPLTKCKADLSFLQAIVWLKSVAIRMREIPVEEYNMIFNVSTKVHKHNVQSLSHMNDLSLSKLQENYKKKMICTSPILSNKEFNNMDSLSFKSSKPCYNFNGHDSKELYKEKENCTNRNNIEDQLDPLTPQRWNNLYTINECVPENLIIPESDEELTIHSENLDNIYEEHFITPDLISLRNDSLNYDESNISEKHDSAYDTLNIDQDSIVFSNSINEKIHNKCLQKKRKLEIEDISRKRSKYTKGNISTGWVNFTLRTLETNDIVMKSIQIILRVFKNENIVKEYLKRKYWIDTLEKEALDAILNFSNIFRLEMKSDICGRVVLETIEDILEEIYQVTNFNKTTLQIYHISIILEFCNSPYICNEIIDFLIKKLDDVQITLKNIFKKKLHGIHNVINIVHLILYALSICLQKYTIIIHNNKSNTEHDIIPSVTNLWLKQWNIDQVFDEKTKEQKNIEKWANSLETFTMTYIDDIPLLAEKSRQLYLMLVT; encoded by the exons atcgTACTTATTTTAGTGTCACACATACAGATGAAGAAATATGTTCTCCTGTATTAGAAGACTTATTGATAGAGTTAAATATATCAAGACTGGAGAAACAATTGCGTGCagaaaagaatgatttatttcaCTCAATTTGCTCTTActgtagaaatatttttgaaataccAAAGAATTTGATGAAATCAGTGGATAATACAACACTTAGTCCATTGACAAAATGCAAAGCAGATTTAAGTTTTCTTCAAGCTATAGTTTGGTTGAAATCGGTTGCAATAAGGATGCGTGAAATTCCTGTTGAAGAATATAACATGATATTTAATGTATCTACGAAAGTTCATAAGCATAATGTACAATCTTTATCACATATGAATG atttatcCCTTTCTAAGTTGcaagaaaattataagaaaaaaatgatctgCACTAGTCCTATTCTTTCcaataaagaatttaataatatggATTCATTAAGTTTTAAGTCTTCTAAGCCATGCTACAATTTCAATGGACATGATTCAAAAGAATTgtacaaggaaaaagaaaattgtacaaatagaaataatatagaagATCAGTTAGATCCTTTAACTCCTCAAAGGTGGAATAACTTATACACAATAAATGAATGTGTACCTGAAAATCTGATCATTCCAGAGTCGGATGAAGAATTAACAATACATTCAGAGAATTTGGACAATATATATGAAGAACATTTTATTACACCAGATTTAATTAGTTTAAGAAATGATTCTTTAAATTATGATGAAAGTAATATTTCTGAAAAACACGATAGTGCATATGATACTTTAAATATTGATCAAGATTCCATTGTTTTTTCTAAtagtattaatgaaaaaatacataacaaatgtttacaaaaaaaacggaaattagaaatagaagatatatcgagaaaaaggtCAAAGTAtacgaaaggaaatatttcgacTGGATGGGTAAACTTTACTCTTAGAACATTGGAAACAAATGATATTGTCATGAAAtcaatacaaataattttaagggtttttaaaaatgagaatattgttaaagaatatttaaaacgaaaatattggATTGATACATTAGAAAAGGAAGCTTTAGAtgcaatattaaatttctcaaatatttttagattagaGATGAAATCTGATATATGTGGTCGTGTAGTTTTAGAAACCATAGAAGatatattagaagaaatatatcaagttacaaattttaataag acaacattacaaatatatcatatatctatCATTTTGGAATTTTGTAATTCTCCATATATTTGTAATGAAATCATTGattttcttatcaaaaaaTTAGATGATGTTCAAATTACtctaaagaatatatttaagaaaaaattacatgGCATtcataatgtaattaatatagtacatcttattttatatgctTTAAGTATTTGTTtgcaaaaatatacaattatcaTTCATAATAACAAAAGTAATACTGAACACGATATTATACCATCAGTAACAAATCTTTGGCTCAAGCAATGGAATATAGATCAAGTCTTTGATGAGAAGacaaaagaacagaaaaacatagaaaaatgGGCAAATAGTTTAGAAACTTTTACAATGACTTATATAGATGATATTCCATTATTAGCAGAAAAATCACGACAATTATATCTCATGTTggttacataa
- the LOC122637666 gene encoding uncharacterized protein LOC122637666 isoform X1 — translation MQREAKKISAKRNELDDEHVKSRNKILEALKQVQNYDTSQNSYDSDRTYFSVTHTDEEICSPVLEDLLIELNISRLEKQLRAEKNDLFHSICSYCRNIFEIPKNLMKSVDNTTLSPLTKCKADLSFLQAIVWLKSVAIRMREIPVEEYNMIFNVSTKVHKHNVQSLSHMNGIHLLIYTILSSFYVFFSVLILKSRIIQNKKNKNIIDLSLSKLQENYKKKMICTSPILSNKEFNNMDSLSFKSSKPCYNFNGHDSKELYKEKENCTNRNNIEDQLDPLTPQRWNNLYTINECVPENLIIPESDEELTIHSENLDNIYEEHFITPDLISLRNDSLNYDESNISEKHDSAYDTLNIDQDSIVFSNSINEKIHNKCLQKKRKLEIEDISRKRSKYTKGNISTGWVNFTLRTLETNDIVMKSIQIILRVFKNENIVKEYLKRKYWIDTLEKEALDAILNFSNIFRLEMKSDICGRVVLETIEDILEEIYQVTNFNKTTLQIYHISIILEFCNSPYICNEIIDFLIKKLDDVQITLKNIFKKKLHGIHNVINIVHLILYALSICLQKYTIIIHNNKSNTEHDIIPSVTNLWLKQWNIDQVFDEKTKEQKNIEKWANSLETFTMTYIDDIPLLAEKSRQLYLMLVT, via the exons atcgTACTTATTTTAGTGTCACACATACAGATGAAGAAATATGTTCTCCTGTATTAGAAGACTTATTGATAGAGTTAAATATATCAAGACTGGAGAAACAATTGCGTGCagaaaagaatgatttatttcaCTCAATTTGCTCTTActgtagaaatatttttgaaataccAAAGAATTTGATGAAATCAGTGGATAATACAACACTTAGTCCATTGACAAAATGCAAAGCAGATTTAAGTTTTCTTCAAGCTATAGTTTGGTTGAAATCGGTTGCAATAAGGATGCGTGAAATTCCTGTTGAAGAATATAACATGATATTTAATGTATCTACGAAAGTTCATAAGCATAATGTACAATCTTTATCACATATGAATGGTattcatttacttatttatactattttatcttctttttatgtttttttttctgttttaattttaaaaagtagaattattcaaaataaaaagaacaaaaatattatagatttatcCCTTTCTAAGTTGcaagaaaattataagaaaaaaatgatctgCACTAGTCCTATTCTTTCcaataaagaatttaataatatggATTCATTAAGTTTTAAGTCTTCTAAGCCATGCTACAATTTCAATGGACATGATTCAAAAGAATTgtacaaggaaaaagaaaattgtacaaatagaaataatatagaagATCAGTTAGATCCTTTAACTCCTCAAAGGTGGAATAACTTATACACAATAAATGAATGTGTACCTGAAAATCTGATCATTCCAGAGTCGGATGAAGAATTAACAATACATTCAGAGAATTTGGACAATATATATGAAGAACATTTTATTACACCAGATTTAATTAGTTTAAGAAATGATTCTTTAAATTATGATGAAAGTAATATTTCTGAAAAACACGATAGTGCATATGATACTTTAAATATTGATCAAGATTCCATTGTTTTTTCTAAtagtattaatgaaaaaatacataacaaatgtttacaaaaaaaacggaaattagaaatagaagatatatcgagaaaaaggtCAAAGTAtacgaaaggaaatatttcgacTGGATGGGTAAACTTTACTCTTAGAACATTGGAAACAAATGATATTGTCATGAAAtcaatacaaataattttaagggtttttaaaaatgagaatattgttaaagaatatttaaaacgaaaatattggATTGATACATTAGAAAAGGAAGCTTTAGAtgcaatattaaatttctcaaatatttttagattagaGATGAAATCTGATATATGTGGTCGTGTAGTTTTAGAAACCATAGAAGatatattagaagaaatatatcaagttacaaattttaataag acaacattacaaatatatcatatatctatCATTTTGGAATTTTGTAATTCTCCATATATTTGTAATGAAATCATTGattttcttatcaaaaaaTTAGATGATGTTCAAATTACtctaaagaatatatttaagaaaaaattacatgGCATtcataatgtaattaatatagtacatcttattttatatgctTTAAGTATTTGTTtgcaaaaatatacaattatcaTTCATAATAACAAAAGTAATACTGAACACGATATTATACCATCAGTAACAAATCTTTGGCTCAAGCAATGGAATATAGATCAAGTCTTTGATGAGAAGacaaaagaacagaaaaacatagaaaaatgGGCAAATAGTTTAGAAACTTTTACAATGACTTATATAGATGATATTCCATTATTAGCAGAAAAATCACGACAATTATATCTCATGTTggttacataa